The Deinococcus hopiensis KR-140 sequence GCAGGGCCGCAACCTGCTGCTGTGGGGAGCTCCACTCGCGGCGCTGGTGGCCGGAGGAGCGGTGCTGGCGGGCTTGTTGAAAAGAAAACCGGACGCGGGGAATCCAGCGGCACCCACACCCGAAGAACCCTTTGATCCCTTTCTGGCGCAGGTGCAGCGGGACACGCGGCGCGGGGGTCCTGACGTGGGGGGCGGCCCGTGATCCTGAGCGTGGTGCTGCTGGCGCTGGTGGTGCTCGCGTCGCTGGCCCTCGTGCTGGAGCCGCTGCGGGCCTCGGCCCCGGCGGACCCGGACGCGGCGGAACGCACCCGGTTGGAAGCCGAGCAAGACCGGCTGTATGGGGAACTCGCCACGTTGGAGGACGAGGCGCGCCGCCCGGACCTGGAACGCCGCGCGGCCCTGACCCTGCGGGCGCTGGACGCCCTGCCCCCTGCGCCCCGGAGTGGACGGCGCACCCGCCCAATGGCCCTCGCTGGCGCCGTCCTCGCCGCCCTCGTTACGGTGGCCGGGGCGCTGACTTTCGTGCCCCGCTGGCAACTGGCCTCCCTCTCTGCGGGCGAGGCGCAGAAGGTCCGCAACGTCCTCTCGCTGCCCGAGTTGCGCCGCCAAGCGGAGGCGAAGCGCGATCAGACGGCGTATCTGGCGTGGGGAAAGGCGGCCTTTGGTGCCGAACAGTATGACCAGGCGGTGCAGGCCTACGGCAACGCGCTGAAACTCGACGCCCGGCAACCCGAGGCGCTGCGGCGGCTGGGCATCCTGCTGCTGACCCGGCCTGATCAGGGCGGACGCTCCGCCAAGCCCGAAGACGCGCAGCAGGCCTTCCTCCTGATCCGCACCGCCGCGCAACTCGCGCCGAACGAGGCCGAGTCACAGCTGCTGCTGGGCTT is a genomic window containing:
- a CDS encoding c-type cytochrome, which codes for MILSVVLLALVVLASLALVLEPLRASAPADPDAAERTRLEAEQDRLYGELATLEDEARRPDLERRAALTLRALDALPPAPRSGRRTRPMALAGAVLAALVTVAGALTFVPRWQLASLSAGEAQKVRNVLSLPELRRQAEAKRDQTAYLAWGKAAFGAEQYDQAVQAYGNALKLDARQPEALRRLGILLLTRPDQGGRSAKPEDAQQAFLLIRTAAQLAPNEAESQLLLGFALARFGQDKDALTALERYRTLDPQGRDADEMITALRARQNEDDPGLRVYAASCASCHGPEGAGGAVGPSLRASTLTRAGLQNVIVLGHGAMPAFPNLKPTELKALLDVLERWQKEGP